In Sporichthya polymorpha DSM 43042, a genomic segment contains:
- a CDS encoding DUF4184 family protein: MPFTVSHVAVVLPLMRTPLPASALVIGSTVPDLPVHLAHRPTETTHSWSGVFGQDLAMGLAGWALWHGLLAAPVLAGAPAAVRARAAGVRLGLGCRLRDVRELGLVVVALLLGSALHVLLDSFTHVDRWGTSLVPALNETYAGHAGYSWLQYGGSVLGLAVVGAVLLRAWRGPGQSWTLVIASAAAVGGLIGLHGAVSSGDLRTIAYYAVTRASAALLAAVLLLAAAWHLRRAFAPPDRLSA; the protein is encoded by the coding sequence GTGCCGTTCACGGTCAGCCACGTGGCCGTCGTGCTGCCGCTGATGCGGACGCCGCTGCCGGCGTCGGCGCTGGTGATCGGGTCGACGGTGCCGGACCTGCCGGTCCACCTCGCGCACCGGCCGACGGAGACCACCCACTCCTGGAGCGGAGTGTTCGGCCAGGACCTCGCGATGGGCCTCGCCGGCTGGGCGCTCTGGCACGGGCTGCTCGCGGCCCCCGTCCTCGCCGGGGCGCCGGCGGCGGTGCGGGCCCGCGCGGCCGGCGTCCGGCTGGGGCTCGGTTGCCGGCTCCGGGACGTCCGTGAACTCGGGCTCGTCGTCGTCGCCCTGCTGCTCGGCTCCGCGCTGCACGTCCTGCTCGACTCGTTCACCCACGTCGACCGGTGGGGGACCTCGCTCGTCCCGGCGCTGAACGAGACCTACGCCGGGCACGCCGGGTACTCCTGGCTCCAGTACGGCGGGAGCGTGCTCGGGCTCGCCGTCGTCGGCGCGGTGCTGCTGCGCGCGTGGCGCGGCCCCGGCCAGTCCTGGACGCTCGTGATCGCCAGCGCCGCCGCCGTCGGCGGACTGATCGGCCTCCACGGCGCGGTCAGCTCCGGCGACCTGCGGACGATCGCGTACTACGCGGTCACCCGCGCGTCCGCCGCCCTGCTCGCGGCCGTCCTGCTCCTGGCCGCGGCCTGGCACCTGCGCCGCGCGTTCGCGCCGCCGGACCGCCTCTCGGCCTAG
- a CDS encoding Hsp70 family protein, whose translation MDLGTSYTAATIARDGGAGGSSLGADSAVVPSVVYIGTDGARLYGHAVADVATAEADRVLRGFVRRIGDETPMIPAVGAASAAHRVAAELVAWVVDQASVQEGRAPDAVAVTHPATWGPHKRELFAAALAEAGVANATLVAEPVAAAALGAQDAAYEPGTKLAIYDLGGRTFDAAVVQLDAAGQTWSVLGRPAELADFGGADFDDLVLAHVVSGLTPDQQAAFAALDAEDAATGAALSALRASCVAAKEKLSTETAVTVKVALPGIAGSVRLTRSELEGLIAGPLETTVDVLDSVLENAGVAAADLAAVLTIGGSARIPFVTQLVSRQFQRPVVRAGGATPATAIAAGAVLALGETPAAAPAPVLAAAKQVVKTARKIKAAPVAEAPVAEAPVAPALPLPAPSGPSSKPIRPRRGARRPEVVGLEGIAVATPIAPRPAVIPARAVRSVEALLVEDAPAPIRAAETLPPPRPALEDQLFSAVDDVELEALQASWTWRSLVSVRRSMALTVLTAAIFVGATAWNPATPAITDKPVKDLKVASAPRAAK comes from the coding sequence GTGGACCTGGGCACGTCATACACAGCCGCGACGATCGCGCGCGACGGTGGAGCCGGCGGCTCCTCGCTCGGCGCCGACTCCGCGGTGGTGCCGTCCGTGGTCTACATCGGCACGGACGGGGCCCGGCTTTACGGCCACGCCGTGGCGGATGTCGCGACGGCGGAGGCCGATCGCGTCCTGCGCGGCTTCGTGCGCCGGATCGGCGACGAGACGCCGATGATCCCGGCCGTCGGGGCGGCCTCGGCCGCGCACCGCGTGGCCGCGGAGCTCGTCGCGTGGGTCGTCGACCAGGCGAGCGTGCAGGAGGGCCGTGCGCCCGACGCCGTCGCCGTCACGCACCCCGCGACCTGGGGCCCGCACAAGCGTGAGCTCTTCGCCGCCGCCCTCGCCGAGGCCGGCGTCGCCAACGCGACGCTCGTCGCCGAGCCCGTCGCCGCCGCTGCGCTCGGTGCGCAGGACGCGGCCTACGAGCCCGGCACGAAGCTCGCGATCTACGACCTCGGCGGCCGCACGTTCGACGCGGCGGTCGTCCAGCTCGACGCGGCGGGGCAGACCTGGTCCGTCCTCGGCCGGCCGGCCGAGCTCGCCGACTTCGGCGGCGCGGACTTCGACGACCTCGTCCTCGCGCACGTCGTCTCCGGTCTGACGCCGGATCAGCAGGCTGCCTTCGCCGCCCTCGACGCCGAGGACGCCGCGACCGGCGCCGCCCTGTCCGCGCTGCGCGCCTCGTGCGTCGCGGCCAAGGAGAAGTTGTCGACCGAGACCGCCGTGACCGTGAAGGTCGCCCTGCCCGGCATCGCCGGCTCGGTGCGCCTGACCCGGTCCGAGCTCGAGGGCCTGATCGCCGGGCCGCTCGAGACGACCGTCGACGTGCTCGACTCGGTGCTGGAGAACGCCGGCGTCGCGGCCGCGGACCTCGCCGCGGTGCTGACAATCGGCGGCTCGGCCCGGATCCCGTTCGTGACCCAGCTGGTCTCGCGTCAGTTCCAGCGCCCGGTCGTCCGCGCCGGTGGGGCCACCCCCGCCACCGCGATCGCCGCGGGTGCGGTCCTCGCGCTCGGCGAGACCCCGGCCGCCGCGCCGGCCCCAGTGCTCGCCGCCGCGAAGCAGGTCGTGAAGACCGCCCGGAAGATCAAGGCCGCCCCGGTCGCCGAGGCGCCCGTGGCCGAGGCGCCCGTGGCTCCGGCGCTCCCGCTCCCGGCCCCGAGTGGCCCGAGCAGCAAGCCGATCCGTCCCCGCCGGGGTGCCCGTCGCCCCGAGGTGGTCGGGCTGGAGGGGATCGCGGTCGCGACCCCCATCGCTCCGCGTCCGGCGGTGATCCCGGCCCGGGCGGTCCGGTCGGTCGAGGCGCTCCTCGTCGAGGACGCCCCCGCCCCGATCCGCGCCGCGGAGACGCTGCCCCCGCCGCGACCGGCGCTGGAGGACCAGCTGTTCTCCGCCGTCGACGACGTCGAGCTCGAGGCCCTGCAGGCGAGCTGGACGTGGCGCTCGCTGGTGAGCGTCCGCCGCTCGATGGCGCTGACGGTCCTGACCGCCGCGATCTTCGTCGGCGCGACGGCGTGGAACCCCGCGACCCCGGCCATCACCGACAAGCCGGTGAAGGATCTGAAGGTCGCCTCCGCCCCGCGCGCGGCGAAGTAA
- a CDS encoding Hsp70 family protein: MTYRLGIDLGTTFTAAAVLRAGGRPEPLVLGSRSAAVPSVVFLAPDGKVLFGEAAEDRAPEAPERVARHFKRRIGDEVPLVLGATAADRVECYAHDLAAAILAWVVAVATAREGERPAEIAVTHPASWTRRKLDLLLGALAAQQLPPVTLITEPEAVAVGYAGTGLISHPATLAVYDLGGGTLDVAILTTSADGRFTRVGAAAGLDGLGGIDFDDAVLKRVLDAVDAASWAGLDGSDVTPEVLRALAKLRAASVAAKETLSSEPTASVSVLLDGETVTVPLERETFDGLIADKIGQSVAFFVDAIASAGYGVEDLSAVLLTGGSVQIPLVTEMLAEDLPEGITILRALDPKAMVAAGAVLSLAAPMAVTAPAPRRGADLAVAHARAFFDSQAASATIPAARTGGSAPVATAAAAVPAAAAVAAGGPPATPPLIPAAPPSLDDAPAPQKVPTPRTPETLPDETVPIVPAPRRRLLTWPRAAAVVVAAGVLAGGAYYLTDDATTPPPAVTTPTSVTTDTPAAADDKPAKAAKPKKKPKATTVSNTTP; this comes from the coding sequence ATGACGTACCGGCTCGGCATTGACCTGGGCACGACCTTCACGGCCGCGGCCGTGCTCCGTGCGGGCGGACGCCCGGAGCCGTTGGTGCTGGGGTCGCGATCCGCCGCGGTGCCGTCGGTCGTGTTCCTCGCCCCCGACGGCAAGGTCCTGTTCGGCGAGGCCGCGGAGGACCGCGCCCCGGAGGCGCCCGAGCGCGTCGCCCGGCACTTCAAGCGCCGCATCGGCGACGAGGTCCCGCTGGTCCTCGGCGCCACCGCCGCGGACCGCGTCGAGTGCTACGCCCACGACCTCGCCGCCGCGATTCTCGCCTGGGTCGTCGCCGTCGCCACCGCCCGCGAGGGCGAGCGCCCGGCCGAGATCGCCGTGACCCACCCCGCCTCCTGGACCCGCCGCAAGCTCGACCTCCTGCTCGGCGCCCTCGCCGCGCAGCAGCTCCCGCCGGTCACGCTGATCACCGAGCCCGAGGCGGTCGCCGTCGGCTACGCCGGTACCGGCCTGATCAGCCACCCCGCGACGCTCGCGGTCTACGACCTCGGCGGCGGCACGCTCGACGTCGCGATCCTGACGACCTCCGCCGACGGTCGGTTCACCCGCGTCGGCGCGGCCGCCGGGCTCGACGGGCTCGGGGGCATCGACTTCGACGACGCCGTCCTCAAGCGCGTCCTCGACGCCGTCGACGCGGCGTCCTGGGCCGGCCTCGACGGCTCCGACGTGACGCCCGAGGTCCTGCGCGCGCTCGCGAAACTGCGCGCGGCCAGCGTCGCCGCCAAGGAAACGCTGAGCAGCGAGCCGACCGCTTCCGTCTCGGTCCTGCTCGACGGCGAGACCGTGACCGTCCCGCTCGAGCGCGAGACCTTCGACGGCCTCATCGCCGACAAGATCGGTCAGTCGGTCGCCTTCTTCGTCGACGCCATCGCGTCCGCCGGCTACGGCGTCGAGGACCTGAGCGCCGTCCTCCTCACCGGCGGCTCGGTGCAGATCCCGCTCGTGACCGAGATGCTCGCCGAGGACCTGCCCGAGGGCATCACGATCCTGCGCGCGCTCGACCCCAAGGCGATGGTCGCCGCCGGGGCCGTGCTCTCGCTCGCCGCCCCGATGGCCGTCACCGCCCCCGCTCCGCGGCGCGGCGCCGACCTCGCGGTCGCCCACGCGCGAGCGTTCTTCGACTCCCAGGCCGCGTCGGCCACGATCCCGGCCGCCCGCACCGGCGGCTCGGCTCCGGTCGCCACGGCCGCCGCCGCGGTCCCCGCGGCCGCAGCGGTCGCTGCCGGCGGCCCGCCCGCGACGCCGCCGCTGATCCCGGCCGCCCCGCCGTCGCTGGACGACGCCCCGGCGCCGCAGAAGGTCCCGACCCCGCGCACGCCCGAGACGCTCCCGGACGAGACCGTCCCGATCGTCCCGGCCCCGCGTCGGCGCCTGCTCACCTGGCCCCGTGCTGCGGCCGTGGTCGTCGCCGCCGGCGTCCTCGCCGGGGGTGCGTACTACCTGACCGACGACGCGACCACGCCGCCGCCCGCGGTCACGACGCCGACGAGCGTCACCACCGACACCCCGGCGGCTGCCGACGACAAGCCCGCCAAGGCCGCGAAGCCGAAGAAGAAGCCGAAGGCCACGACCGTGTCCAACACCACGCCCTGA
- a CDS encoding DUF4012 domain-containing protein — MQLGVVGAVVLGVLGLVWVGVTAMMARSELNKVRAGAPQLRAQLLAADIPSATASADLIARQATRSHKLTSGPAWAVISRIPVLGDPFETARGITGVANELGRNALPELVEAGTTIDPSAVRGDDGRIDIAALQRVTPALDSAAASIDRAIARTEQLPASTYLPVVDDARVDLLDELRPLAHMAEASQQAAQLLPPMLGSAKPQTYFLGFQNNAEARGTGGLPGAFAIVKASKGKIDFVGFHNDDELKGVTAKIRFDTEYEELYRNAATKTLFLNSNLSPHFPYAAAIWADMWQRHSGQRVDGAVAVDPEVLSYLLAVTGPAKLRDGTQLTAANVVELTQSTAYNRFADDNAARKQFLIEIAAAAADKVTGSVGDPVALARALARAADERRLLVWSANKDLQALIEQTELSGAVPVTDAPYVGLTIINEGGNKLDYYLDRSLTWERGACGEDRPVTATVRLANTAPAGLSPYVTSRSDGPDYPIQPGDHRVTIYYAATSGAVLESATIDGKEVGVSAGRERGHPVFIVDVELPRGKPRTVVLNLDEPHRAGDPIVFRQPLVRDLAVEVRDTPC, encoded by the coding sequence TTGCAGCTGGGTGTGGTCGGCGCCGTCGTGCTCGGCGTGCTCGGTCTCGTGTGGGTCGGCGTCACCGCGATGATGGCGCGCAGTGAGCTGAACAAGGTCCGCGCCGGCGCCCCGCAGCTGCGCGCGCAACTGCTCGCGGCCGACATCCCGTCCGCCACCGCGTCCGCAGATCTGATTGCGCGTCAGGCTACTCGGTCCCACAAACTCACGAGCGGCCCCGCGTGGGCGGTGATCAGCCGCATCCCGGTGCTCGGCGACCCGTTCGAGACGGCGCGGGGCATCACCGGGGTCGCGAACGAGCTCGGTCGCAACGCGCTGCCGGAGCTGGTCGAGGCGGGCACGACGATCGACCCGTCCGCCGTCCGCGGGGACGACGGCCGCATCGACATCGCCGCCCTGCAGCGCGTGACTCCGGCCCTCGACTCGGCCGCCGCGTCGATCGACCGCGCCATCGCGCGCACCGAGCAGCTGCCCGCCTCGACGTACCTCCCGGTCGTCGACGACGCCCGCGTCGACCTCCTCGACGAGCTGCGTCCGTTGGCCCATATGGCTGAAGCTTCCCAGCAGGCGGCGCAGCTGCTGCCGCCGATGCTCGGCTCGGCCAAACCGCAGACCTACTTCCTCGGGTTTCAGAACAACGCCGAGGCCCGGGGGACCGGCGGCCTCCCCGGCGCGTTCGCGATCGTGAAGGCGTCGAAGGGGAAGATCGACTTCGTCGGGTTCCACAACGACGACGAGCTGAAGGGCGTCACCGCGAAGATCCGGTTCGACACCGAGTACGAGGAGCTCTACCGCAACGCCGCCACCAAGACGCTGTTCCTCAACAGCAACCTCTCGCCCCACTTCCCCTACGCGGCCGCGATCTGGGCCGACATGTGGCAGCGGCACTCCGGCCAGCGCGTCGACGGCGCGGTCGCCGTCGACCCGGAGGTGCTCAGCTACCTGCTCGCGGTGACCGGCCCGGCGAAACTGCGCGACGGCACCCAGCTCACCGCCGCGAACGTCGTCGAGCTGACGCAGAGCACGGCCTACAACCGCTTCGCCGATGACAACGCGGCCCGCAAGCAGTTCCTCATCGAGATCGCCGCCGCGGCGGCCGACAAGGTCACCGGGTCGGTCGGTGACCCCGTCGCGCTCGCCCGCGCCCTGGCCCGCGCCGCCGACGAACGCCGGCTGCTCGTCTGGAGTGCGAACAAGGACCTGCAGGCGTTGATCGAGCAGACCGAGCTCTCAGGCGCCGTGCCGGTCACGGACGCGCCGTACGTCGGGCTGACGATCATCAACGAGGGCGGGAACAAGCTCGACTACTACCTCGACCGCTCGCTGACCTGGGAGCGCGGGGCGTGCGGGGAGGACCGGCCGGTCACCGCGACCGTCCGCCTCGCCAACACGGCCCCGGCCGGCCTCTCGCCGTACGTGACCTCGCGGTCGGACGGCCCGGACTACCCGATTCAGCCTGGCGACCACCGGGTGACGATCTACTACGCCGCGACCTCCGGCGCCGTGCTGGAGTCGGCGACGATCGACGGCAAGGAGGTCGGCGTCTCCGCCGGCCGGGAGCGGGGGCACCCGGTGTTCATCGTCGACGTCGAGCTGCCCCGCGGGAAGCCGCGCACGGTCGTCCTTAACCTCGACGAACCCCACCGGGCCGGGGACCCGATCGTCTTCCGCCAGCCGCTGGTCCGCGACCTCGCCGTCGAGGTCCGCGACACCCCCTGCTGA
- a CDS encoding pentapeptide repeat-containing protein translates to MSPTRSAFAALVAAATLTLTGAATAAAAPYTDEPEVAAGPYNPSVGGILRLDLFGFAPLELVELELHSDPVALGSVTTDDDGEATKRVQLPPSARCLHEVVATGTTSGFVATTQIVIGGRDACDSGSGGNLGSGNTGSGNIGENNTGNGNVGSNNTGDGNVGDDSTGWGNVAHSATLTGDAPGQVAAALLLGLTVTGGVGFLCTRGRRRA, encoded by the coding sequence GTGTCACCGACGCGCTCCGCGTTCGCCGCCCTCGTGGCCGCGGCGACCCTGACCCTGACCGGCGCCGCGACCGCAGCGGCCGCCCCCTACACCGACGAGCCCGAGGTCGCGGCCGGCCCGTACAACCCGTCCGTCGGCGGGATCCTGCGGCTCGACCTGTTCGGGTTCGCGCCGCTCGAGCTCGTCGAACTGGAGCTGCACTCCGACCCGGTCGCGCTCGGCTCGGTCACGACCGACGACGACGGCGAGGCCACCAAGCGCGTCCAGCTGCCGCCGTCGGCGCGCTGCCTGCACGAGGTCGTCGCGACCGGCACGACGTCGGGGTTCGTCGCGACCACGCAGATCGTCATCGGCGGCCGGGACGCGTGCGACTCGGGCTCGGGCGGCAACCTCGGCTCCGGCAACACGGGCTCCGGGAACATCGGCGAGAACAACACCGGCAACGGGAACGTCGGCAGCAACAACACGGGCGACGGCAACGTAGGGGACGACAGCACCGGGTGGGGCAACGTGGCCCACAGCGCGACGCTGACCGGCGACGCCCCCGGCCAGGTCGCGGCGGCCCTGCTGCTCGGCCTGACCGTCACCGGCGGCGTCGGGTTCCTCTGCACGCGGGGACGCCGCAGAGCCTGA
- a CDS encoding LPXTG cell wall anchor domain-containing protein — protein sequence MSVSLRGAAVLAPAVAAGALLFGATAATAAPYLDEPVASASDTNPEVGGSVTLNLDGYEPLEQIGVDVHSKVVRVATVRADAQGAATVTVRMPAGFTCEHYIESTGLTSGLVTRVNIVIGDPADCRDADAPGEDDGTDLPKTGAAVGGLAAAGAFLTLGGVALVRRRRSS from the coding sequence ATGTCTGTTTCACTGCGCGGAGCCGCTGTGCTGGCGCCCGCCGTCGCGGCCGGCGCGCTGCTGTTCGGAGCGACCGCCGCCACCGCGGCGCCGTACCTCGACGAGCCCGTCGCCTCCGCCAGTGACACCAACCCCGAGGTCGGCGGTTCGGTCACGCTGAACCTCGACGGCTACGAGCCGCTCGAGCAGATCGGCGTCGACGTGCACTCCAAGGTCGTCCGCGTCGCGACCGTCCGCGCCGACGCGCAGGGCGCCGCGACCGTCACGGTCCGGATGCCCGCCGGCTTCACCTGCGAGCACTACATCGAGTCCACCGGGCTCACCAGTGGCCTGGTGACCCGGGTGAACATCGTCATCGGCGACCCGGCCGATTGCCGCGACGCCGACGCTCCCGGCGAGGACGACGGCACCGACCTCCCGAAGACCGGTGCCGCGGTCGGTGGCCTCGCCGCCGCCGGCGCTTTCCTGACCCTCGGCGGTGTCGCCCTGGTCCGTCGCCGCCGCTCCTCCTGA